AAGCTACTTGCAAGGCACCTTCCTTAACGCTTTTTTCGTTGAAGGCCGGCCCTGAGAACTCGCCTAATGCATAGATAGTAGTTCTCTCTTGCGAAAGTTTACTCAACTTCTCGCTGATAACTTCATTTTCGTAAATTAACTGGACATCATTATCTTTTTTTGCTACATCAGGTAGCTCAACTTTTGAAGGTTGAGACACTACGGGTTTTGGTACAGTTATGGCTACCTGTGTGAATATTAAGGTTGCCGCTACTACTGAAAATATCAACCAAAATATCAGTTCTTGCATTCAACCACCTCAATATGAATTGTCAATACTTTATGCTCTCAGAATACCTTCTTAGCATATCTGAGAATGGCGTACCGTCCAGGAATATACCATCTTCATCGGAGATTTCCAAAAAAGAGACACTCATCTTATCGTTCCCATATCCTTTTACCCAAGACGTAAACCTCCGACTATAAGCAATCTCTTTTACACCAAACCTCTCCACAATCATTCTAACCACACGGCTACGTACCATATCTCCAAATGAAGGATGATAGGGACCGGCAGCAACGTACTTTAATTGCGACTGCGGAATATGATATCCAAGTCTAATGACTTTCCCATTGTGACCTTCGATGAAAATCACCATTTCGGCTAAGATATTTACAGCTTCATCAAGAGTTTGCGGCTTATACAAACCTTGCTTAAAAAGTACTTCCAGTTCGGTATCTTTAAAAACAATTGTGGGATGTATTCTGAACAAACTTACACCCGTGTTAATAAGAATCCGAACGCTCTCTAAATCTTTAGCTCTGGTGTCACTGGGAAGACCGGTCATAAGGTGCGCTATGACTTCGAACCTGTCTTTAAGAAGTGAAATTGCTCTGAGAACGTCAGCACCAGTATAATTTCGCTTAGAATTTTTCAATACCTCGTCATCTATACTTTCGACTCCCAGTTCAACAGTTTTCACATTCCAACGCTTTAGAATTTCAACTACATGTTC
The DNA window shown above is from Fervidobacterium changbaicum and carries:
- a CDS encoding radical SAM protein, translated to MDFQQKDLERRPKIYPVFLPNLGCRTRCIYCNQSIMTGETLPDLKEIAQSLQNLTDVDEIGYYGGTFTGLKPELMEKLLSIRPDIPKRISTRPDVIDEHVVEILKRWNVKTVELGVESIDDEVLKNSKRNYTGADVLRAISLLKDRFEVIAHLMTGLPSDTRAKDLESVRILINTGVSLFRIHPTIVFKDTELEVLFKQGLYKPQTLDEAVNILAEMVIFIEGHNGKVIRLGYHIPQSQLKYVAAGPYHPSFGDMVRSRVVRMIVERFGVKEIAYSRRFTSWVKGYGNDKMSVSFLEISDEDGIFLDGTPFSDMLRRYSESIKY